A part of Chroicocephalus ridibundus chromosome 5, bChrRid1.1, whole genome shotgun sequence genomic DNA contains:
- the LOC134516185 gene encoding uncharacterized protein DKFZp434B061-like has product MAVWSSRAPRSQPTRLSMAVWSSRAPRSQPTRLSMAVWSSRAPRSQPTRLSMAVWSSRAPRSQPTRLSMAVWSSRAPRSQPTRLSMAVWSSRAPRSQPTRLSMAVWSSRAPRSQPTRLSMAVWSSRAPRSQPTRLSMAVWSSRAPRSQPTRLSMAVWSSRAPRSQPTRLSMAVWSSRAPLSQPKRLSMAVWSSRAPRSQPKRLSMAVWSSRSPEVPAQSSHACLYSTLVLQEPSQSSHAPLYGTLVLQDAPQSADMPLHGTLVLQGAPQSTDAPLYGTLVLQGAAQSADPPLYGTLVLQDPGTAHQSSGNHLLPALF; this is encoded by the coding sequence atggcagtttggtcctccagggcgccgcgcagtcagccgacgcgcctctctatggcagtttggtcctccagggcgccgcgcagtcagccgacgcgcctctctatggcagtttggtcctccagggcgccgcgcagtcagccgacgcgcctctctatggcagtttggtcctccagggcgccgcgcagtcagccgacgcgcctctctatggcagtttggtcctccagggcgccgcgcagtcagccgacgcgcctctctatggcagtttggtcctccagggcgccgcgcagtcagccgacgcgcctctctatggcagtttggtcctccagggcgccgcgcagtcagccgacgcgcctctctatggcagtttggtcctccagggcgccgcgcagtcagccgacgcgcctctctatggcagtttggtcctccagggcgccgcgcagtcagccgacgcgcctctctatggcagtttggtcctccagggcgccgcgcagtcagccgacgcgcctctctatggcagtttggtcctccagggcgccgctcagtcagccgaagcgcctctctatggcagtttggtcctccagggcgccgcgcagtcagccgaagcgcctctctatggcagtttggtcctccaggagcccggaagtgcccgcTCAGTCCTCCCACGCGTGTCTCTAtagcactttagtcctccaggaaccctctcagtcctcccacgcgcctctctatggcactttagtcctccaggacgcccctcagtcagccgacatGCCTCtccatggcactttagtcctccagggagCCCCTCAGTCcaccgacgcgcctctctatggcactttagtcctccagggagccgctcagtcagccgacccgcctctctatggcactttagtcctccaggatccaGGAACtgctcatcagtcttctggaaatcacctGCTTCCAGCACTCTTCTAA